In Microbacterium laevaniformans, a single window of DNA contains:
- the lgt gene encoding prolipoprotein diacylglyceryl transferase has protein sequence MLSSASVVASIPSPPISSFQVGPLTIHFYALCILAGIVVAAFMTNHRLTKRGAESWVVIDICLLAVPLAIIGARAFHVVTHWGFYFEQGREWWNPFVRDAIWNVWDGGIAIFGALIGGAIGAWLGCKWTGIRFWTFADALAPGLLLAQALGRFGNWFNQELYGLPTDLPWGLQIDYPNPAWPVGLPAGTLFHPTFLYEVIWNTMGVIVLLWAGHRFRLQWGRLFAFYLVWYSAGRIVWESIRIDPSEVFFGLRTNVWAAMFGVLVGIVIFAVQTRHHPGFEPSPYMRGRERGGAVQSQNTDEFVDVSAPPTAESIADAATSTVTSK, from the coding sequence GTGCTTTCCTCCGCCTCCGTCGTCGCCAGCATCCCGAGCCCGCCGATCAGTTCCTTCCAGGTCGGCCCGCTGACGATTCACTTCTACGCCCTGTGCATCCTCGCGGGCATCGTCGTCGCGGCTTTCATGACCAACCACCGTCTCACCAAGCGTGGCGCGGAATCGTGGGTCGTCATCGACATCTGCCTGCTCGCCGTGCCCCTGGCGATCATCGGCGCGCGCGCCTTTCACGTCGTGACCCACTGGGGGTTCTACTTCGAGCAGGGACGCGAGTGGTGGAACCCGTTCGTGCGCGACGCGATCTGGAACGTGTGGGACGGCGGCATCGCGATCTTCGGCGCGCTCATCGGCGGCGCGATCGGCGCGTGGCTCGGCTGCAAGTGGACCGGCATCCGGTTCTGGACCTTCGCCGACGCGCTCGCTCCGGGCCTGCTGCTCGCGCAGGCGCTGGGCCGCTTCGGAAACTGGTTCAACCAGGAGCTGTACGGGCTTCCCACCGATCTGCCCTGGGGCCTGCAGATCGACTACCCGAACCCGGCCTGGCCGGTCGGCCTCCCCGCCGGAACGCTCTTCCACCCCACTTTCCTCTACGAGGTCATCTGGAACACGATGGGCGTGATCGTGCTGCTGTGGGCTGGTCACCGCTTCCGCCTGCAGTGGGGTCGCCTGTTCGCGTTCTACCTCGTCTGGTACAGCGCAGGTCGCATCGTGTGGGAGAGCATCCGCATCGACCCGAGCGAGGTGTTCTTCGGTCTGCGCACCAACGTCTGGGCGGCGATGTTCGGCGTGCTGGTGGGAATCGTCATCTTCGCCGTGCAGACCCGCCACCACCCGGGCTTCGAGCCGTCGCCGTACATGCGCGGTCGTGAGCGGGGCGGGGCTGTACAATCGCAGAACACCGATGAATTCGTGGACGTCAGCGCACCCCCGACAGCCGAATCCATCGCGGACGCAGCCACAAGCACTGTCACGTCGAAGTAG
- the trpA gene encoding tryptophan synthase subunit alpha, translating into MTSRVAAAIDAAKADGRGAFVGYLPLGYPDLQTSIDAAVALAENGADVLELGPPYSDPVMDGLVIQEATQAALAAGFRLRDTFTAVRAIADRVDVPILVMTYWNPVLQYGVDRFADDLVAAGGAGLITPDITPDSAPDWIAASERTGLDRVFLAAPTSTDERLRMIAEASTGFVYTVSTMGITGERAELDAAARTLVARLRTFGVDHACVGIGISTPEQVSGVLEYADGAIVGTALVRALRDGGVEALAAETRALTAGAGR; encoded by the coding sequence ATGACCTCGCGCGTGGCGGCCGCGATCGACGCGGCGAAGGCGGACGGTCGCGGCGCCTTCGTCGGCTACCTGCCGCTCGGCTACCCCGACCTGCAGACGAGCATCGACGCCGCCGTGGCTCTGGCGGAGAACGGCGCCGACGTCCTCGAGCTCGGCCCGCCCTACTCGGACCCCGTCATGGACGGTCTCGTCATCCAGGAGGCCACACAGGCCGCGCTGGCGGCGGGATTCCGCCTCCGCGACACCTTCACCGCGGTGCGGGCCATCGCCGACCGGGTCGATGTCCCCATCCTCGTGATGACGTACTGGAACCCGGTCCTGCAGTACGGCGTGGACCGCTTCGCCGACGACCTCGTGGCCGCCGGCGGCGCGGGTCTGATCACGCCCGATATCACCCCCGACTCCGCACCGGACTGGATCGCCGCCTCCGAGCGCACCGGTCTCGACCGCGTCTTCCTGGCCGCCCCGACCTCGACCGACGAGCGACTGCGCATGATCGCCGAGGCGTCGACCGGCTTCGTCTACACGGTGTCGACGATGGGTATCACGGGCGAACGCGCGGAGCTGGATGCCGCGGCGCGCACGCTCGTGGCGCGACTGCGCACCTTCGGTGTCGACCACGCCTGCGTCGGCATCGGCATCTCGACGCCCGAGCAGGTCAGCGGCGTCCTGGAGTACGCGGACGGCGCGATCGTGGGAACGGCCCTCGTCCGGGCGCTGCGCGACGGGGGCGTGGAGGCCCTCGCCGCAGAGACCCGCGCCCTGACGGCCGGCGCCGGGCGCTGA
- the trpB gene encoding tryptophan synthase subunit beta, whose amino-acid sequence MSLRDQHGPFFGDFGGRYMPESLIAAIDELTAEYEAAKADPAFAAEFESLLHSYAGRPSALTEVPRFAEHAGGARIFLKREDLNHTGSHKINNVIGQALLTKRLGKKRVIAETGAGQHGVATATAAALFGFECTVYMGEVDTERQALNVARMRLLGAEVIPVTTGSRTLKDAINEAYRDWVASVETTNYIFGTAAGPHPFPAMVRDFQKIISEEARAQLLAETGRLPDAVVACVGGGSNAIGMFDAFLDDDGVKLYGVEAAGDGVDTPKHAASIERGRPGILHGAKTFVLQDEDGQTVESHSISAGLDYPGVGPEHAWLADIGRAEYIPATDAEAMDALRLLSQTEGIIPAIESAHALAGALRLGRELGPDALIAVSLSGRGDKDMDTAARWFGLYDEGAEA is encoded by the coding sequence ATGAGCCTGCGCGACCAGCACGGACCCTTCTTCGGCGACTTCGGGGGACGGTACATGCCCGAGTCGCTCATCGCCGCCATCGACGAGCTGACGGCGGAGTACGAAGCGGCCAAGGCCGACCCTGCCTTCGCCGCCGAATTCGAAAGCCTGCTGCACTCCTATGCGGGCCGGCCGTCGGCTCTCACCGAAGTGCCCCGCTTCGCCGAGCATGCCGGAGGCGCGCGCATCTTCTTGAAGCGCGAGGATCTGAACCACACCGGCTCGCACAAGATCAACAACGTCATCGGTCAGGCGCTGCTGACGAAGCGACTCGGTAAGAAGCGCGTGATCGCCGAGACCGGCGCCGGTCAGCACGGCGTCGCAACCGCGACCGCAGCGGCCCTGTTCGGTTTCGAATGCACCGTCTACATGGGCGAGGTGGACACCGAGCGCCAAGCGCTCAACGTCGCCCGCATGCGGCTGCTGGGCGCCGAGGTCATCCCCGTCACGACCGGATCGCGCACCCTGAAGGACGCCATCAACGAGGCCTACCGCGACTGGGTGGCATCCGTCGAGACGACCAACTACATCTTCGGCACGGCCGCGGGTCCACACCCGTTCCCGGCGATGGTGCGCGACTTCCAGAAGATCATCTCGGAGGAGGCCCGCGCACAGCTGCTCGCCGAAACGGGACGCCTGCCCGATGCGGTCGTCGCCTGCGTCGGCGGCGGCTCCAACGCGATCGGCATGTTCGACGCGTTCCTCGATGACGACGGCGTCAAGCTCTACGGCGTCGAGGCGGCCGGCGACGGCGTCGACACGCCCAAGCATGCGGCATCCATCGAGCGTGGCCGACCCGGCATCCTCCACGGCGCCAAGACGTTCGTCCTGCAGGACGAGGACGGCCAGACGGTCGAGTCCCACTCGATCTCCGCCGGCCTCGACTACCCGGGTGTCGGTCCCGAGCACGCGTGGCTCGCCGACATCGGCCGCGCCGAGTACATTCCGGCGACGGATGCCGAGGCGATGGACGCGCTGCGTCTGCTGTCGCAGACGGAGGGCATCATCCCGGCGATCGAGTCCGCGCACGCGCTGGCGGGCGCCCTGCGCTTGGGCCGCGAGCTCGGACCCGACGCCCTCATCGCCGTCAGCCTGTCGGGACGCGGCGACAAGGACATGGACACGGCTGCGCGCTGGTTCGGCCTCTACGACGAGGGGGCAGAGGCATGA
- the trpC gene encoding indole-3-glycerol phosphate synthase TrpC: MLDGLTAGAVEDARSREDARPLRDVERDALAQAPALDARAALAPAERVKIIAEVKRASPSRGNLAAIPDPALQASLYEKGGASAISVLTEQRKFKGSLADLEAVKQRVALPVLRKDFIATPYQVLEARASGADLVLLIVAALEQPLLRQLHELVLQLGMTPLVETHSREELDRAGDLGATLIGVNARNLSTFELDRDLFGSLAEHFPADAIKIAESAVLAPADVAHYRADGADVVLVGEALVTNDPVTTLHAFLEAGS, translated from the coding sequence ATGCTCGATGGCCTGACGGCCGGCGCGGTGGAGGATGCCCGGTCGCGGGAGGACGCACGTCCGCTCCGCGACGTCGAGCGCGACGCTCTCGCGCAGGCGCCCGCTCTCGATGCCCGCGCCGCTCTCGCACCCGCCGAGCGCGTGAAGATCATCGCGGAGGTCAAACGCGCCAGTCCGTCACGCGGCAACCTCGCGGCCATTCCCGACCCGGCCCTGCAGGCGTCGCTGTACGAGAAAGGCGGCGCCTCGGCGATCTCGGTGCTCACCGAGCAGCGGAAGTTCAAGGGTTCCCTTGCCGACCTCGAGGCCGTCAAGCAGCGAGTCGCGCTGCCGGTGCTGCGCAAAGACTTCATCGCGACGCCCTACCAGGTTCTGGAGGCGCGGGCTTCCGGGGCCGACCTGGTGCTGCTGATCGTCGCCGCGCTCGAACAGCCCCTGCTGCGGCAGCTGCACGAGCTGGTCCTGCAGCTGGGCATGACGCCTCTCGTCGAGACGCACTCACGCGAGGAGCTGGACCGCGCCGGCGACCTCGGCGCCACGCTCATCGGCGTCAACGCCCGCAACCTCTCCACGTTCGAGCTGGACCGCGACCTGTTCGGCTCGCTCGCGGAGCATTTCCCCGCGGACGCGATCAAGATCGCCGAGTCGGCGGTGCTTGCGCCCGCCGACGTCGCGCACTATCGGGCCGACGGCGCCGATGTCGTGCTCGTCGGCGAAGCGCTCGTCACCAACGACCCCGTGACCACCCTGCACGCTTTCCTGGAGGCCGGATCATGA
- a CDS encoding DUF6704 family protein encodes MSNSIDDPGHGHSPAAWTAVVIMLLAVTLGTVFYWFDMPALVWASAGLLVVGALVGWGMAKAGYGAKGPKYAPKQH; translated from the coding sequence ATGAGCAACAGCATCGACGACCCCGGCCACGGACACTCGCCCGCCGCCTGGACGGCTGTGGTCATCATGCTGCTCGCCGTCACGCTCGGCACGGTCTTCTACTGGTTCGACATGCCGGCGCTCGTCTGGGCCTCCGCCGGGCTGCTCGTCGTGGGCGCGCTCGTCGGCTGGGGCATGGCGAAGGCCGGCTACGGCGCCAAGGGTCCGAAGTACGCCCCGAAGCAGCACTGA
- a CDS encoding Trp biosynthesis-associated membrane protein: MTARARSYAVLSIIAGGALAIISSTQTWLDVALDAGATASLTVAGAKGFTLLAPLSLAALALGLALTVVGRVLRYAFGAVAVIIGGTLLIGAGRIAIEHPVDAVSAAVTTATGLSGTDAIDGLVASITSTPWPWLTVVAGALVAVGGVLTLATSHRWRGSGRRYRTDNPSPSAAGSATGAAASRPHDAIDSWDDLSHGDDPTAR; encoded by the coding sequence GTGACGGCGCGCGCACGCAGTTACGCGGTCCTCTCGATCATCGCCGGCGGCGCCCTCGCGATCATCTCGTCGACCCAGACGTGGCTGGACGTCGCCTTGGATGCCGGTGCCACCGCATCCCTCACCGTCGCCGGCGCGAAGGGGTTCACCCTGCTCGCTCCGCTCAGCCTGGCGGCGCTCGCGCTGGGCCTCGCCCTCACGGTGGTCGGACGCGTGCTGCGTTACGCGTTCGGAGCGGTTGCGGTCATCATCGGCGGCACACTGCTGATCGGTGCAGGACGCATCGCGATCGAACACCCCGTGGATGCCGTCTCGGCCGCGGTGACGACGGCCACCGGCCTGTCGGGAACGGACGCGATCGACGGGCTGGTCGCCTCGATCACGTCGACGCCCTGGCCGTGGCTCACGGTGGTCGCGGGCGCACTGGTCGCCGTGGGCGGCGTCCTGACGCTCGCCACGTCGCACCGCTGGCGCGGCAGTGGACGCCGGTATCGTACGGACAACCCGAGCCCGTCGGCGGCGGGATCGGCCACGGGTGCCGCCGCGTCGCGCCCGCACGACGCGATCGACTCCTGGGACGACCTGTCGCACGGCGACGATCCCACCGCCCGCTAG
- the hisI gene encoding phosphoribosyl-AMP cyclohydrolase produces the protein MTVVDDPRIGRVTFNADGLVPAIIQQHDTGEVLMLGWMDAEALRRTLTEGRVTFWSRSRQEYWRKGDTSGHAQYVRGARLDCDGDTLLIAVKQIGAACHTGDHTCFDADDLSPVVALAPLDHGGDPS, from the coding sequence GTGACCGTCGTCGACGACCCGCGAATCGGTCGCGTCACGTTCAACGCCGACGGTCTGGTGCCCGCGATCATCCAGCAGCACGACACCGGCGAGGTGCTGATGCTCGGCTGGATGGATGCCGAGGCTCTCCGTCGCACGCTCACGGAGGGGCGCGTGACATTCTGGTCGCGCTCCCGCCAGGAGTACTGGCGCAAGGGCGACACGTCGGGTCACGCGCAGTACGTGCGCGGCGCCCGGCTGGACTGCGACGGCGACACCCTGCTGATCGCCGTCAAGCAGATCGGTGCCGCCTGCCACACCGGCGATCACACCTGCTTCGACGCCGACGACCTCTCTCCCGTCGTCGCCCTCGCACCGCTCGATCACGGCGGCGACCCGTCGTGA
- the hisF gene encoding imidazole glycerol phosphate synthase subunit HisF yields the protein MSLARRVIPCLDVAAGRVVKGVNFENLRDMGDPVELAALYFAQGADELTFLDVTATVDDRSTTYDVVRRTAEEVFIPLTVGGGVRSADDVARLLAVGADKVGVNSAAIARPDLLGEIADRFGAQVLVLSLDVKRAPGTRSGFVVTTHGGRTATSLDALDWAREAIDRGAGELLVNSIDADGTKDGFDLELVGLMRELSSVPVIASGGAGSVEHFAPAVHAGADAVLAASVFHSGQLTIGDVKDALSADGIEVRR from the coding sequence GTGTCGCTCGCACGACGGGTCATCCCCTGTCTGGACGTGGCCGCCGGCCGCGTCGTCAAGGGCGTGAACTTCGAGAACCTCCGCGACATGGGTGATCCCGTCGAACTCGCCGCCCTCTATTTCGCTCAGGGCGCCGACGAGCTGACCTTCCTCGACGTGACCGCGACGGTCGATGATCGTTCGACGACCTACGACGTCGTGCGCCGCACGGCCGAGGAGGTCTTCATCCCCCTGACCGTCGGCGGCGGTGTGCGCAGCGCCGACGACGTGGCCCGTCTGCTCGCGGTCGGGGCCGACAAGGTCGGCGTCAACTCCGCGGCCATCGCGCGCCCCGACCTGCTGGGCGAGATCGCCGATCGCTTCGGCGCGCAGGTGCTGGTGCTGTCGCTCGACGTCAAACGCGCGCCGGGCACCCGCTCCGGTTTCGTCGTCACGACCCACGGCGGTCGGACCGCGACCAGCCTCGACGCGCTCGACTGGGCGCGAGAGGCGATCGACCGGGGAGCGGGGGAGCTGCTGGTCAACTCGATCGACGCCGACGGCACGAAGGACGGGTTCGACCTCGAGCTCGTCGGCCTGATGCGCGAGCTGTCCTCCGTGCCCGTCATCGCCTCCGGAGGCGCCGGAAGCGTCGAGCACTTCGCCCCGGCCGTGCACGCGGGCGCCGACGCGGTGCTCGCGGCATCCGTCTTCCACTCCGGGCAGCTGACGATCGGCGACGTCAAGGACGCGCTCAGCGCCGACGGCATCGAGGTGCGCCGGTGA
- the hisG gene encoding ATP phosphoribosyltransferase → MLRIAVPNKGSLADTAAEMLAEAGYTGRRDPKDLHVIDPINEVEFFYLRPKDIATYVGSGALDVGITGRDLLLDARMPGAREIEQLGFGGSTFRFAGPPGRFAHVADLEGLRVATAYPGLVDGFLDEQGVAVDLVPLDGAVESAVQLGVADAVADVLSTGTTLRQAGLEIFGPVVLESEAVLIGAPSEAEGTETLLRRLRGVMVARRYVLIDYDLPASLVDDAVAIAPGIESPTISPLRDPEWVAVRVMSPRKTVNQVMDALYAIGARAILVTAIHNARL, encoded by the coding sequence ATGCTGCGCATCGCCGTGCCGAACAAGGGGTCGCTCGCCGACACCGCCGCCGAGATGCTCGCGGAGGCCGGATACACCGGCCGTCGCGACCCCAAGGATCTCCACGTCATCGACCCGATCAACGAGGTCGAGTTCTTCTACCTGCGCCCCAAGGACATCGCGACCTACGTCGGCTCCGGCGCCCTGGACGTCGGCATCACCGGCCGCGACCTGCTCCTCGACGCCCGGATGCCGGGTGCCCGTGAGATAGAGCAGCTGGGCTTCGGCGGCTCGACGTTCCGCTTCGCCGGCCCTCCCGGGCGCTTCGCGCACGTCGCCGACCTCGAGGGCCTGCGGGTCGCGACGGCCTATCCGGGCCTCGTCGACGGGTTCCTCGACGAGCAGGGCGTGGCCGTGGATCTCGTGCCGCTGGACGGCGCGGTGGAGTCGGCGGTGCAGCTCGGCGTCGCGGATGCCGTCGCGGACGTGTTATCCACCGGCACGACGCTCCGCCAGGCGGGTCTGGAGATCTTCGGCCCGGTGGTGCTCGAGTCGGAAGCGGTGCTCATCGGCGCTCCGAGCGAGGCCGAGGGCACCGAGACCCTGCTGAGGCGACTGCGCGGCGTCATGGTAGCCAGGCGTTACGTCCTCATCGACTACGACCTCCCGGCGTCGCTGGTCGACGACGCGGTCGCCATCGCTCCCGGCATCGAGTCGCCCACGATCTCGCCGTTGCGCGATCCCGAGTGGGTCGCCGTGCGGGTCATGAGCCCCCGCAAGACGGTCAACCAGGTGATGGACGCGCTGTACGCGATCGGCGCGCGCGCGATCCTGGTGACCGCGATCCACAACGCGAGGCTCTGA
- a CDS encoding phosphoribosyl-ATP diphosphatase, whose protein sequence is MKTFDALFAELTTTAETRPEGSGTVAQLDRGVHAIGKKIVEEAAEVWMAAEYQSDDETAEEISQLLYHLQVLMLAKGLTLQDVYRHL, encoded by the coding sequence GTGAAGACGTTCGACGCCCTGTTCGCGGAGCTGACGACGACCGCCGAGACCCGTCCCGAAGGCTCCGGCACGGTCGCGCAGCTCGATCGCGGCGTGCACGCCATCGGCAAGAAGATCGTCGAAGAAGCCGCCGAGGTCTGGATGGCCGCGGAGTACCAGTCCGACGACGAGACCGCCGAAGAGATCTCGCAGCTGCTGTACCACCTGCAGGTGCTGATGCTCGCCAAGGGCCTCACGCTGCAGGACGTCTACCGACATCTCTGA
- the rpe gene encoding ribulose-phosphate 3-epimerase has product MTGDIRINPSILAADFVNMQAELARIATADFVHVDVMDNHFVPNLTFGPQMVERIQATSPVPLDVHLMISDADRWAPGYAELGAASVTFHLEAATDPITLARRLRAIGSRAGVAVKPATPVEGLYDVLDEFDQILVMTVEPGFGGQSFMADQMPKLARLHDEARRRGSQVWLQVDGGISESTIAQAAEAGADTFVAGSAVFGADDPDRAIAALRSLATEHHRH; this is encoded by the coding sequence GTGACCGGCGACATCCGCATCAACCCCAGCATCCTGGCCGCCGACTTCGTCAACATGCAGGCGGAGTTGGCGCGCATCGCGACCGCCGACTTCGTGCATGTGGACGTCATGGACAATCACTTCGTGCCGAATCTGACGTTCGGTCCGCAGATGGTGGAGCGCATCCAGGCGACGAGCCCCGTGCCGCTGGACGTCCACCTCATGATCTCGGATGCCGACCGGTGGGCGCCCGGGTACGCCGAGCTTGGCGCGGCATCCGTCACCTTTCATCTCGAGGCGGCGACCGACCCGATCACTCTCGCGCGGCGACTCCGCGCGATCGGCTCCCGCGCCGGCGTCGCGGTGAAGCCCGCCACCCCGGTGGAAGGGTTGTACGACGTGCTCGACGAGTTCGACCAGATCCTCGTGATGACGGTCGAGCCCGGCTTCGGCGGACAGTCCTTCATGGCCGATCAGATGCCGAAACTCGCCCGCCTGCACGACGAAGCGCGCCGTCGGGGCTCCCAGGTGTGGCTGCAGGTCGACGGCGGCATCTCCGAGTCGACGATCGCCCAGGCTGCCGAGGCCGGGGCCGATACCTTCGTCGCAGGATCCGCGGTCTTCGGCGCCGACGACCCCGACCGGGCCATCGCCGCGCTGCGGAGCCTCGCCACCGAGCATCACCGCCACTGA
- a CDS encoding RsmB/NOP family class I SAM-dependent RNA methyltransferase: MSASPRWVAYDVLRAVDETDAYANLLLPRAIARAGLTGPDAGLATELTYGTLRRLGTYDAIIADAARRPIADVDPAVRDALRLGVHQLIAMRTPAHAAVNETVRQVRKAVGAPAAGFANAVLRRVSERTPQEWDDHLAAAARSDDERLAVRFAHPAWVIRAFRRALAAEGRADELEELLAADNAAPVVTLAALPGLAERPAEATFTPYSPLGFRSAGGDPGALVTASGGLVRVQDEGSQLAALALARAQPVADGERWLDLCAAPGGKTAVLAAEALAHGATLEANELSPARAGLVRDSVSAVPLEVPVSEEDGRIRAGRGRYDRILVDAPCTGLGALRRRPEARWRKQPADVPELAALQSELLSAALAALRGGGVVAYVTCSPHLAETAAIVADALRTADGAVEELDARAVVAAIATDPIDLAAPADGSGRAQLWPHRHGTDAMSISLLRKR; this comes from the coding sequence GTGAGCGCGTCGCCGCGCTGGGTCGCCTACGACGTCCTGCGCGCCGTCGACGAGACCGACGCGTACGCCAACCTCCTGCTGCCGCGCGCGATCGCGCGGGCGGGGCTCACCGGGCCGGACGCGGGGCTCGCGACCGAGTTGACCTACGGGACCCTCCGCCGTCTCGGGACCTACGATGCGATCATCGCGGATGCCGCACGCCGGCCGATCGCCGACGTCGATCCCGCCGTGCGCGATGCCCTCCGCCTGGGAGTGCACCAGCTCATCGCGATGCGCACGCCGGCGCACGCCGCGGTCAACGAGACGGTCCGGCAGGTGAGGAAGGCCGTCGGCGCCCCGGCCGCCGGGTTCGCCAACGCGGTCCTGCGCCGTGTCAGCGAGCGGACGCCGCAGGAGTGGGACGACCACCTGGCCGCCGCCGCGCGCTCCGACGATGAGCGCCTGGCGGTGCGCTTCGCGCATCCTGCGTGGGTGATCCGCGCCTTCCGCCGGGCGCTGGCCGCCGAGGGGCGCGCGGACGAACTGGAAGAGCTGCTGGCGGCGGACAACGCCGCACCCGTCGTCACCCTCGCCGCGCTGCCCGGACTGGCAGAGCGACCCGCCGAGGCGACGTTCACCCCGTACTCGCCGCTCGGGTTCCGCTCCGCCGGCGGTGATCCGGGGGCGCTGGTCACAGCATCCGGGGGACTCGTCCGGGTGCAGGACGAGGGCTCGCAGCTGGCCGCGCTGGCCCTGGCACGCGCACAGCCTGTCGCCGACGGCGAGCGCTGGCTCGACCTGTGCGCCGCCCCGGGCGGCAAGACGGCCGTCCTCGCCGCCGAGGCGCTCGCCCACGGCGCCACGCTCGAGGCGAACGAGCTGTCACCCGCGCGCGCCGGGCTCGTGCGGGACTCCGTGTCCGCCGTGCCTCTGGAGGTCCCGGTCTCGGAGGAGGACGGCCGGATACGCGCGGGGCGTGGACGCTACGACCGCATCCTGGTCGACGCCCCCTGTACCGGGCTCGGTGCGCTCCGCCGCCGCCCGGAGGCGCGATGGCGAAAGCAGCCCGCCGACGTGCCCGAGCTGGCGGCGCTGCAATCCGAGCTTCTGTCGGCGGCTCTCGCCGCACTGCGTGGTGGCGGCGTCGTCGCGTACGTGACCTGCTCCCCGCATCTCGCGGAGACAGCCGCGATCGTGGCCGACGCGCTGCGGACCGCCGACGGCGCCGTCGAAGAGCTGGACGCGCGTGCCGTCGTCGCCGCGATCGCCACGGATCCGATCGACCTCGCCGCCCCGGCGGACGGGTCGGGCCGTGCACAGCTGTGGCCGCACCGCCATGGCACGGACGCGATGTCGATCTCTCTGCTGCGCAAGCGGTGA
- the fmt gene encoding methionyl-tRNA formyltransferase gives MRIVFAGTPAPAVPSLRAVAASAHDLVGVVTRSDAPLGRKRVLTPSPVAEAADSLGVPVIKADRLDAEATAAVETLAPDLGVIVAYGGLVREPLLSVPRHGWINLHFSLLPRWRGAAPVQHALIAGDRTTGASVFQLVAALDAGDVFGEVRYDIPRGATAGEVLTDLADAGAELLARVIDEIAAGTARAVPQRGAATLAPKLSIADGALDLTRPADVVLDRFRGTTPEPGAHVGIAGARLKVLAAHRGPDTDLAPGVLSVSGKDVLLAAGEGTTVVLKTVQPAGKGAMAAGDWWRGLRLDGPRVELPGAQVAS, from the coding sequence ATGCGTATCGTCTTCGCCGGCACCCCGGCGCCCGCTGTTCCGTCTCTGCGTGCGGTCGCGGCATCCGCTCACGACCTCGTCGGCGTGGTGACCCGCTCCGACGCCCCTCTCGGCCGCAAGCGCGTGCTGACGCCGTCTCCGGTCGCCGAGGCCGCCGACAGCCTCGGCGTTCCGGTCATCAAGGCCGATCGTCTGGATGCCGAGGCCACCGCCGCCGTCGAGACGCTCGCACCGGATCTCGGCGTCATCGTCGCGTACGGCGGGCTGGTGCGCGAACCGCTCCTGTCGGTGCCGCGCCACGGCTGGATCAACCTCCACTTCTCGCTCCTGCCGCGGTGGCGCGGCGCCGCCCCGGTCCAGCACGCCCTCATCGCCGGCGACCGCACGACAGGCGCCAGCGTCTTCCAGCTGGTGGCCGCACTCGATGCCGGCGACGTCTTCGGCGAGGTGCGCTACGACATCCCCCGCGGCGCGACGGCCGGGGAGGTTCTGACGGACCTGGCCGATGCGGGCGCCGAACTGCTGGCCCGGGTGATCGACGAGATCGCCGCGGGGACGGCGCGCGCCGTCCCTCAGCGCGGTGCGGCGACGCTCGCTCCGAAGCTGTCGATCGCCGACGGCGCGCTCGATCTGACTCGCCCCGCCGATGTCGTCCTGGACCGCTTCCGCGGCACGACGCCCGAGCCCGGCGCCCACGTCGGCATCGCCGGCGCGCGGCTGAAGGTCCTGGCCGCGCATCGCGGGCCGGACACCGACCTCGCGCCGGGAGTGCTCAGCGTCTCGGGCAAAGACGTGCTGCTGGCGGCGGGGGAGGGCACGACGGTCGTGCTGAAGACCGTCCAGCCGGCGGGCAAGGGCGCGATGGCGGCGGGCGATTGGTGGCGCGGTCTGCGCCTCGACGGTCCCCGCGTGGAGCTGCCGGGCGCGCAGGTGGCCTCGTGA